Genomic segment of Planctomycetia bacterium:
TTGGTGATGCTGACCCCGACGGGTCGCCGGCTGAGCCAAGCGGTGATCGAGGAGTTGTCGACCAAGCAACGCATCGTGCTGCTGTGCGGGAGGTATGAGGGCTTCGACGAGCGGATTCGGCTGTTGACGCAGCCGGATGAGATTTCGATCGGAGACTTTGTGCTGAACGGCGGCGAAGTCGCGGCGATGGTGATGATCGACGCCGTGATTCGCTTGGTGCCAGGCGTGCTGGGAGACGAGGAAAGCAACAAACAAGATTCATTTTCGGGCGAGGATCGGCTGCTGGAGTTTCCGCAATACACGCGACCGCGCGAGTTCCGGGGACTCGCCGTGCCGGACGTGCTGCTGAGCGGGAATCACCAGGAGATTGCCCGCTGGCGACGGCGGCAGAGCGAGGAAAAGACGCACAACCGGATTGAATCGCGGAGACGCGGAGGCGCAGAGGATTGAGGGAGAGTTTTGATGGCGTGCTTCTGTAGCCGAGGTCTTTGACGTCGGTGGCGCGGCAAACAGCGATGGATTCCGAGACAACGAGGTCGCAGACCTCGGCTACAGAAACAATCATGTCCGCGACTCGATTGTCGCGCTGAAACACAACCAACGAACCAATCACATAACGAAGGAACCCGAACCATGAACTCCACTATCATCACGCTCGTCGAACAATCGAGCCTGAAGGCCGAGCCGCCCCGCTTTGAGATCGGCGACACCGTCGACGTGCATACCCGCATCCTGGAAGGCGACAAGGAGCGGATTCAGATTTTCAATGGCGTGGTGATCGCCCGGAGCGGCGCCGGCAGCAGCGAGATGTTCACGGTCCGGCGGATCGTGTCCGGCGAAGGAGTGGAGCGGAAGTTCCCGCTGCATTCGCCGCGGATCGCGGCGATCGACGTGAAGCGTTCCGGCGTGGTCCGCCGCGCGAAGCTGTACTTCCTCCGCGATCGCATCGGCAAGGCGGTGCGGTTGCGTCAACGGCGGACGGACAACAAGGTCGTGGCGTCCGAAGGCTAAGCGCCCGTCTCGATCTGCGAAAAACAAAACAGGGCTGACGTCGAGTGCTTACTCGGCGTCAGCTTTTTTTGTTGAGAGGCTCGTGATCGGGCTGGATGTTAGACTGGATGGCGATGGCCACGACCGCGGGCAATTCGAACGGGCATAGCGGCGCTAAGTTCACGCTTCGCGCGCTGTTGCTTTTTATGACGATGCTTTGCGTGGCGTGCGGAGGGCTGGCGTATCTCAAGGAATTGGTTTATCCAACCCGCGGTTTCACGAACCGCGAGGCATTGTACCGGCCGTTAAAGGAGCCGTGGATTGATTTCGAAGAAGCGGCAGAAGCGAACGGATTGATTCTTGCCAACGCTGAGTACTACCGTGTTCGCGACGGCTGGGATTGCACCTACTTCATTCGGTTCGACGATTCGCAATATCTGTTTGACTTCCTTGTCAAGAAGACGGGTCTTTCGCCGCTTACAACCCGTGGTTGGTACTACGGCGAGTTTTGGGACGACCTGCCCACGGAGTGGAAAACAATAAGTCCCGATATGCGAGCGGAAATGTACGTTTGCAAATCTCTTACCGGCGGCGGCGAGAGCGACCAATACGTCGTTCTGCGCGATCGGCAGGCTGGGAAGATTTATGTTTGGTATCACTTCAACTTCTAACCCCGCTCGCTGAACAAACTAAGCGGTGGGTGCCACTGGCGGCTTGTCCGCCAGTGCGGCGTTGGTCTTGCTAGCGGCCCAACTCCAGCACTGGCGGACAAGCCGCCAGTGGCACCCCACGTCACGCTTTCTGCCGATATACTATGCACCAAAAAAAGCGGCGTCGTTCGAGGCTTGGCCCGAACGACGCAGTTGCTTTTTATCTAACTGAATCGAGCGACGCGAACTACGTGTCGCTTTCCTCATCATCATCATCGTCGTCGTCCGCGTCCGCGTCGTCGTCGTCGTCGTCGTCCGAGTCATCGTCGGCGTCGTCGCCTTCGAGTTCTTCGTCGTCGCCTTCGAGTTGTTGGCGTTGCTGCTGGGCTTTGCCCACGGCGGCCATGGCTTGGATGACGCCTTCTTCGGCCAGGAAGCGGTATTGTCCGCCGTTTTCGATCAGCTTCGATTCGATGCGGAAGTGATCGCTGCCGGCCTTCTGGATGGAGGCGGCGACTTCGCCGAACGTTTCGCCGTGCTCTTCATCGACCTTGGCGAGCACGCTCAGCAATTTGCCGACGGCGAGCGAGGCGCTGACCGGCTCTTTGGCGTCGGTTCCGCCGACCTTCTTCGAGTCGTCGATTACCTGCTTAATCATGTCCATGCCTTGGGGACCGATGGCGAAGAACGCGGAGTCCTTGCCGATGCCGACGGTGAAGTCGACCTTGTCGCCGAGCAGCGCGACGATCTTTTCGCGGTCGTTCGCTTCGGCCGGGATCGGCAGCGAAGCAACGTGGAACTTCACGCCTTCATGTTCGCCGACGTTGTACTTCACCTTCGGGAATTTTTCCTCTTGGGAAGCCAAGGTGATCCACTTCTTCAGCTTCTCTTCGACCAGCGCGCCGTCCGGGACCGCACTGCCGGCCACGATGTTGATCGGGCCTTCGCCTTGAACGGTCATGCCGCCGGAGAACGAGCCGCTCTCCAACTGGGCCTTGGCAAGTTCCAGTACGTCTTCGATGAACTGCTTGGCCAGACCCTTTTCGTCGTCGCCGAGGTCTTCGTCATTCTCGAGGGCGGCCATCGCTTGCTGACGCATCGCCGCGACGGTTTCTTCGGTCCGGGCGCGGTCCTGCTCGCTCAGCACGCTATTGCCGTGCAATGAGAAAATCGCTTCGGGGGCCAAAAAGCCAGCGAAACGAGAAGCCTTGACGTTGGTCTTGAGGGCGTTGAGCTGCTCGGCGGCCTTGCTGCCGGGCAACGCGGTGGTGGCGACGTCGAGATAGACTTGCTTGGCGGGACGATCGACGTTCCAGCCGAGCGTGATTTCGTCCAACTCGTTCGCCATTTGCGACATGGCTTCGAGCTGATGCTCGGCCATCGACGTGCGCAGTTTGTATTGCTCGTCCGACTCGCCTTCTTCCTGCTCCATGCTGCCTTCCATGCCGGCGCGGAGTTGGTCGATGAACATCTCTCGCATCGGTTCCGGCAAGCTTTGCACGTGGACCTGCGCGGCGATGTCGTAACGCTCGCTGAGGCCGCCCAGCAACTTGATCGGGTCCGCCGGAAGGTTTTCCAGCGCTTCCTTCGATTGCGCGAAGTACGCCCAGCCGTCGTTTTCCTTGGCGAACACGCTCTGGCGATCCGCGGCCAATTCCCAAACGCCGTCGCCGGCATCTTCCGGCTCGCCGGTGAAGACGGCCACGGTGGCCATCAACTTTTCCATTTTCGCGACGGGGATGAAGATCAGCACTTGGAATTGGCCGTCTTCCGTAGCATTCACGGCGGCGCCCCAAGGACGCTTGCGATCGACGCCTTCCAGGCCGTGACCTTGCGTGAAGAACACGCTCATCGCTTCCAACTGCTGGCCCGACCCAGGCTGACCGGCCAGGTCGCCGAGGTAATCCAGGTCGTCAATCAGTTCTTGAACGCCGCTCACCGCCACGGACAAGACCGGCTTCGTGGCTGCTTCCTGGGCCACGCATAGGCTCGGGGCTGCCCACAGCATCCCCGCCGTCGCGGCGCTCAAACAGAGTTTCCGGAACATCAGCTTCTCCTCTAAGAGTCGTGCCCACAAATAAGCACAGGGCCCGCCGCGGCATTTCATCCTTCGGCGACTGGCGTCGGCCAGCCATCCCGCGAGCGCAACCCGAAACAGGTTAAGTTCAAAGCTCTACCAAGCGACCGGATGGCCGGTTTCAAACGGCGATTGATGAAGATCGCGTTTAGGCCGCAATTCCCGCGCCGCTGGCTCTCGGCTCAAAGGTAGAACATCACTAGCGACCCGTCCAGCGACCGAAATCCGGGCAAACATGCCCCGGCAGACACGAGCCCGCTCGGAATCAGGACTTAACCGCGAAAAACGCGAAAAGTCGCGAAAGTTTGGAAAGGGAGATCGGAGGGCGGTCAGGTTGCCGGGGGTTGGTTGGTGGGACTATGATGGCTCGCGTCGCTGGCCGTAGATTTCCC
This window contains:
- the trmD gene encoding tRNA (guanosine(37)-N1)-methyltransferase TrmD, which translates into the protein MRFDVLTLFPEMFPGYLGQSLLKLAIERGLVEVRLHNIRDWAEGKHNTVDDRPFGGGPGMVLMVEPVIKCIEAVRAETESPGHLVMLTPTGRRLSQAVIEELSTKQRIVLLCGRYEGFDERIRLLTQPDEISIGDFVLNGGEVAAMVMIDAVIRLVPGVLGDEESNKQDSFSGEDRLLEFPQYTRPREFRGLAVPDVLLSGNHQEIARWRRRQSEEKTHNRIESRRRGGAED
- the rplS gene encoding 50S ribosomal protein L19, yielding MNSTIITLVEQSSLKAEPPRFEIGDTVDVHTRILEGDKERIQIFNGVVIARSGAGSSEMFTVRRIVSGEGVERKFPLHSPRIAAIDVKRSGVVRRAKLYFLRDRIGKAVRLRQRRTDNKVVASEG